Proteins from a single region of candidate division Zixibacteria bacterium HGW-Zixibacteria-1:
- a CDS encoding DUF4139 domain-containing protein: protein MRRTALLFLLAGTLIWGTVVADEISVTVYNSNLGVVHETRTLNFEKGSGRVSFTDVPSQIDPTSVGFEMSDPGKSAVILEQNYAYDLVSPEKIYSKYIDKKIDLFDKSGNIFSGTLLSFSGGAFVLREDNSKVQIVRVEQVVNANFPELPEGLITRPTLFWLYDSDFSGKADCEVSYQTSGIDWNAEYVGILSGDEKNLDLTGWSSINNRSGATYKNATLKLIAGDIHRAPTPRMRAPMGMADEAVMLKSSAAGFEEKEFFEYHMYTLPRKATIADNEIKQIALFEPASTTIKKEYYYQPAFNAKKVKVVIKFTNSKEAGLGIPLPAGRTRVFKADDDGSMVLLGEDNIDHTPRDEEVKLTIGYAFDISAEETVLGYNRISPQIDEREYKIELRNHKKENVSIIIEKQLYGDWDVTQSSHEFKKKDANTLTFEVPVKADGKEVVKYMVRTSR from the coding sequence ATGAGAAGAACAGCTCTTCTGTTCCTGCTTGCGGGAACATTGATTTGGGGCACAGTTGTGGCTGATGAGATATCGGTCACTGTCTATAATAGTAATCTGGGTGTGGTGCATGAAACCCGAACCCTGAATTTCGAAAAGGGAAGCGGCCGCGTTTCATTTACCGATGTTCCATCACAGATTGATCCGACTTCAGTTGGATTCGAAATGTCCGATCCGGGCAAATCGGCGGTCATCCTTGAGCAGAATTACGCCTATGACCTGGTTTCGCCGGAAAAAATATATTCCAAATATATTGATAAGAAGATTGATCTCTTTGACAAATCGGGCAATATTTTCAGCGGAACGCTGTTATCATTCTCCGGCGGGGCCTTTGTTCTCAGGGAAGATAACAGCAAGGTCCAGATTGTCCGGGTGGAACAGGTTGTCAATGCCAATTTCCCCGAACTCCCCGAAGGGTTGATCACACGGCCGACACTTTTCTGGCTTTACGATTCCGATTTTTCGGGCAAGGCCGACTGCGAAGTCAGTTACCAGACCAGCGGGATCGACTGGAATGCCGAATATGTGGGGATTCTTTCCGGCGACGAGAAGAATCTTGATCTGACCGGCTGGTCGTCAATCAATAATCGGTCGGGGGCGACTTATAAAAATGCCACGCTAAAATTAATTGCGGGTGATATTCACCGTGCCCCGACGCCCCGCATGCGCGCGCCGATGGGTATGGCTGATGAAGCCGTCATGTTGAAGTCTTCCGCGGCCGGTTTTGAAGAGAAGGAATTTTTCGAGTATCATATGTATACACTTCCGCGGAAAGCGACCATTGCTGATAATGAGATAAAGCAGATCGCCCTATTCGAGCCGGCTTCCACCACCATCAAAAAGGAGTATTATTATCAGCCGGCATTTAATGCCAAAAAAGTCAAAGTTGTCATAAAGTTCACCAATTCCAAAGAGGCCGGACTGGGAATTCCTCTGCCGGCGGGACGGACAAGGGTTTTTAAGGCCGATGACGACGGCTCGATGGTTCTTCTCGGTGAAGATAATATCGATCATACGCCGCGGGACGAAGAAGTTAAGCTCACGATCGGTTATGCTTTTGATATCTCGGCCGAAGAAACAGTGCTTGGTTATAATAGAATTTCTCCGCAGATAGATGAACGTGAATATAAGATTGAATTGCGCAATCACAAGAAAGAAAACGTCTCAATAATAATTGAAAAACAACTTTATGGCGACTGGGACGTGACGCAGTCGAGCCATGAGTTCAAGAAGAAGGATGCCAACACGTTAACCTTCGAAGTGCCGGTCAAGGCGGACGGCAAGGAGGTCGTGAAATACATGGTCAGGACTTCGAGATAA